The Xylocopa sonorina isolate GNS202 chromosome 17, iyXylSono1_principal, whole genome shotgun sequence genome includes a region encoding these proteins:
- the Erf1 gene encoding eukaryotic release factor 1 isoform X1 has product MSNEETSADRNVEIWKIKKLIKSLEMARGNGTSMISLIIPPKDQISRVSKMLADEFGTASNIKSRVNRLSVLGAITSVQHRLKLYTKVPPNGLVIYCGTIVTEEGKEKKVNIDFEPFKPINTSLYLCDNKFHTEALTALLADDNKFGFIVMDGNGALFGTLQGNTREVLHKFTVDLPKKHGRGGQSALRFARLRMEKRHNYVRKVAEVATQLYITNDKPNIAGLILAGSADFKTELSQSDMFDPRLQAKVIKLVDVSYGGENGFNQAIELAAESLQNVKFIQEKKLIGRYFDEISQDTGKYCFGVEDTLRALELGSVETLICWENLDIQRYVLKNHTNAEEKVLHLTPEQEKDKTHFTDKESGVELELVDCQPLLEWLANNYKSFGATLEIITDKSQEGSQFVRGFGGIGGILRYKVDFQSMQLEDVEVDTFDLDDY; this is encoded by the exons ATGTCCAACGAGGAGACTTCCGCCGACCGCAATGTCGAGATCTGGAAAATCAAGAAACTTATAAAAAGTCTCGAGATGGCCAGAGG GAATGGGACTAGTATGATCTCGCTGATTATCCCTCCGAAAGATCAAATATCCAGAGTAAGCAAAATGTTAGCGGACGAGTTTGGGACTGCGTCCAATATTAAATCTCGTGTAAATAGACTATCCGTTTTGGGTGCGATCACGTCCGTACAACATAGGCTAAAGTTATATACTAAAG TGCCTCCGAACGGCCTGGTAATATACTGCGGTACCATTGTAACGGAAgagggaaaagaaaagaaggttAACATTGATTTCGAACCCTTCAAGCCTATTAATACATCTCTTTATCTTTGCGACAACAAG TTCCACACCGAAGCGCTTACAGCGTTACTCGCCGACGACAACAAATTTGGTTTCATCGTGATGGACGGTAACGGAGCGCTGTTCGGTACGCTGCAGGGAAATACTCGCGAGGTTCTACACAAATTTACGGTAGACCTCCCAAAGAAGCATG GTAGAGGAGGACAATCGGCACTTCGTTTTGCCCGGTTGCGTATGGAAAAGCGACACAACTATGTGCGAAAAGTTGCAGAGGTGGCCACCCAACTGTACATTACCAATGACAAACCTAATATTGCCGGTTTAATTTTAGCGGGTAGTGCTGATTTTAAAACCGAACTTAGTCAATCAGACATGTTTGATCCG AGATTGCAAGCGAAAGTTATAAAACTAGTAGATGTTTCGTACGGCGGAGAGAATGGTTTTAATCAAGCTATCGAGCTGGCTGCTGAGTCTTTACAAAATGTAAAATTCATCCAGGAAAAGAAATTAATTG GCCGCTATTTCGATGAAATTTCACAAGATACAGGAAAATATTGTTTCGGCGTAGAAGATACGTTAAGAGCATTGGAATTAGGCAGCGTGGAAACTCTTATCTGTTGGGAGAATTTAGATATCCAACGATACGTTTTAAAGAACCATACGAACGCGGAAGAAAAGGTTTTACATCTAACACCGGAACAAGAGAAGGACAAAACTCATTTTACCGACAAAGAA AGCGGAGTAGAATTGGAACTTGTAGATTGTCAGCCTTTGCTCGAATGGCTGGCAAACAATTACAAGAGTTTTGGTGCCACATTGGAGATCATTACAGACAAATCCCAAGAAGGTTCTCAGTTTGTAAGAGGTTTCGGCGGCATTGGAG GTATATTGCGGTACAAAGTGGACTTTCAGAGCATGCAATTGGAAGACGTTGAGGTCGATACGTTTGATCTGGATGATTATTAA
- the Erf1 gene encoding eukaryotic release factor 1 isoform X2 → MSNEETSADRNVEIWKIKKLIKSLEMARGNGTSMISLIIPPKDQISRVSKMLADEFGTASNIKSRVNRLSVLGAITSVQHRLKLYTKVPPNGLVIYCGTIVTEEGKEKKVNIDFEPFKPINTSLYLCDNKFHTEALTALLADDNKFGFIVMDGNGALFGTLQGNTREVLHKFTVDLPKKHGRGGQSALRFARLRMEKRHNYVRKVAEVATQLYITNDKPNIAGLILAGSADFKTELSQSDMFDPRLQAKVIKLVDVSYGGENGFNQAIELAAESLQNVKFIQEKKLIGRYFDEISQDTGKYCFGVEDTLRALELGSVETLICWENLDIQRYVLKNHTNAEEKVLHLTPEQEKDKTHFTDKESGVELELVDCQPLLEWLANNYKSFGATLEIITDKSQEGSQFVRGFGGIGGILRYKVDFQSLQADEPLDDVDLDDY, encoded by the exons ATGTCCAACGAGGAGACTTCCGCCGACCGCAATGTCGAGATCTGGAAAATCAAGAAACTTATAAAAAGTCTCGAGATGGCCAGAGG GAATGGGACTAGTATGATCTCGCTGATTATCCCTCCGAAAGATCAAATATCCAGAGTAAGCAAAATGTTAGCGGACGAGTTTGGGACTGCGTCCAATATTAAATCTCGTGTAAATAGACTATCCGTTTTGGGTGCGATCACGTCCGTACAACATAGGCTAAAGTTATATACTAAAG TGCCTCCGAACGGCCTGGTAATATACTGCGGTACCATTGTAACGGAAgagggaaaagaaaagaaggttAACATTGATTTCGAACCCTTCAAGCCTATTAATACATCTCTTTATCTTTGCGACAACAAG TTCCACACCGAAGCGCTTACAGCGTTACTCGCCGACGACAACAAATTTGGTTTCATCGTGATGGACGGTAACGGAGCGCTGTTCGGTACGCTGCAGGGAAATACTCGCGAGGTTCTACACAAATTTACGGTAGACCTCCCAAAGAAGCATG GTAGAGGAGGACAATCGGCACTTCGTTTTGCCCGGTTGCGTATGGAAAAGCGACACAACTATGTGCGAAAAGTTGCAGAGGTGGCCACCCAACTGTACATTACCAATGACAAACCTAATATTGCCGGTTTAATTTTAGCGGGTAGTGCTGATTTTAAAACCGAACTTAGTCAATCAGACATGTTTGATCCG AGATTGCAAGCGAAAGTTATAAAACTAGTAGATGTTTCGTACGGCGGAGAGAATGGTTTTAATCAAGCTATCGAGCTGGCTGCTGAGTCTTTACAAAATGTAAAATTCATCCAGGAAAAGAAATTAATTG GCCGCTATTTCGATGAAATTTCACAAGATACAGGAAAATATTGTTTCGGCGTAGAAGATACGTTAAGAGCATTGGAATTAGGCAGCGTGGAAACTCTTATCTGTTGGGAGAATTTAGATATCCAACGATACGTTTTAAAGAACCATACGAACGCGGAAGAAAAGGTTTTACATCTAACACCGGAACAAGAGAAGGACAAAACTCATTTTACCGACAAAGAA AGCGGAGTAGAATTGGAACTTGTAGATTGTCAGCCTTTGCTCGAATGGCTGGCAAACAATTACAAGAGTTTTGGTGCCACATTGGAGATCATTACAGACAAATCCCAAGAAGGTTCTCAGTTTGTAAGAGGTTTCGGCGGCATTGGAG GAATCCTCCGCTACAAAGTTGATTTCCAGTCACTGCAGGCTGATGAGCCTCTTGATGACGTTGACCTCGATGATTACTAA
- the LOC143431351 gene encoding protein SERAC1 — protein sequence MGLQGYQKYIEYIKSTGFCFFMVGGCWFLYQLRQVSQILQASVPTNVLSKEQPHSRYIYIDDPRFKDVFMFRKIENLQSSVPVESLSFSHAITKWWKSLNRNVAYKLLHMARHANMETDRLRALYALNSLNHLKDWHYRHIAQMLDAKTAISLARIPNVDARFFLKPPYYHVQYKLHDVIEKMHRMLLRLSAVCENTHPCLIQFLNKKFKDTPSDSLILDHDLTNLGLAVAPATVWDTELLQSCVQTLCHHSCLEQYSKDIIDAGGLPLLMLIKKIFLDNTDVCILLAKIISNISLHSECLDDIFQAGWIGTLVEWSQSNDIRLSVPASRALANLDVDENESVKYPRRIYLLHPLHKTRAKIKLDVVFLHGLLGGVFITWRQRDVDASQVRVVDPHIIQDGINFSNLIDDQSQEFLKDLACDLRKREWDRVGQDFEVILDDCPENINSRASGPFFCSGDDACMKNIHRDKQRKTQCWPKDWLPEDVPFLRVIGVNYDTNLSMWTPLCPIEGVRTGMRERSKEYTKKLLTAGIGKRPTIWVCHSMGGLLVKKMLVDEWRNGDKNDICKNTRSIIFYSTPHRGSRVAALKQATQMVVWPSVEVLELREESPQLLELHNDFLDMLKEHPMEIISFVETKSTHITPLKVPFQFVTSNSADPGVGEFYEISQDHLSICKPANRHSFLYQKLLNVLRRHIPTHEKTAISPIMELFSLPSKLL from the exons ATGGGACTACAAGGTTATCAAAAATATATAGAGTATATAAAATCAACTGGATTTTGTTTCTTTATGGTTGG CGGCTGTTGGTTTTTGTATCAATTGCGTCAAGTGTCCCAAATCTTACAAGCTTCTGTCCCTACCAATGTTCTAAGCAAGGAGCAACCGCACTCCCGCTATATTTATATCGATGATCCTAGATTCAAAG ATGTATTTATGTTtcgaaaaattgaaaatttacAATCGTCCGTCCCAGTGGAGTCACTTTCGTTCAGTCACGCTATAACCAAATGGTGGAAGTCGTTAAACCGTAATGTGGCTTACAAACTGTTGCATATGGCGAGACACGCCAACATGGAAACTGATCGATTGAGGGCTCTCTACGCTTTAAATTCTTTAAATCATTTAAAAG ATTGGCACTATAGACATATCGCACAAATGTTGGACGCTAAAACTGCCATATCTCTTGCTAGAATACCAAACGTTGACGCGAGATTCTTCTTAAAGCCACCATATTATCACGTGCAATATAAATTACAC GACGTTATAGAAAAGATGCATCGGATGCTCCTTCGTTTGAGTGCTGTATGCGAAAATACACATCCGTGTCTTATACAATTTCTCAACAAAAAATTTAAAGATACACCTTCT GATAGTCTGATACTTGATCACGATTTAACAAACTTAGGGCTGGCTGTAGCACCAGCCACGGTATGGGATACGGAACTATTACAGAGTTGCGTTCAAACGTTATGCCATCATTCTTGTCTTGAACAATACAGCAAAG ATATTATTGACGCTGGTGGTCTTCCGTTATTGATGTTGATAAAAAAAATCTTTCTCGACAATACCGACGTGTGCATATTACTTGCAAAGATCATTTCCAATATTTCGCTTCATTCCGAGTGTTTGGACGACATTTTCCAAGCAG GTTGGATCGGTACACTGGTAGAATGGTCTCAAAGCAACGATATAAGATTGTCGGTGCCGGCTAGTCGTGCATTGGCAAACTTGGATGTAGATGAAAATGAATCTGTCAAATACCCGAGGCGCATATATCTTCTCCACCCTCTGCATAAAACTAGAGCGAAAATAAAGCTGGATGTTGTTTTCTTACACGGGCTATTGGGTGGTGTATTTATAACATGGAGGCAACGAGATGTAGACGCATCTCAAGTTCGAGTTGTAG ATCCCCATATTATACAAGACGGAatcaatttttcaaatttaattGACGATCAATCGCAAGAATTTCTGAAAGATTTAGCTTGCGACTTGAGAAAACGTGAATGGGACAGAGTGGGACAGGATTTTGAAGTGATTTTAGACGATTGTCCGGAAAATATTAACTCCAGAGCGAGTGGACCATTTTTCTGCAGCGG AGACGATGCGTGCATGAAGAACATTCACCGAGATAAGCAGCGCAAAACACAGTGTTGGCCTAAAGACTGGTTACCAGAGGACGTCCCATTTCTTCGTGTCATCGGAGTTAATTATGACACAAATTTATCAATGTGGACTCCTTTGTGCCCGATAGAAGGCGTACG AACCGGTATGAGAGAAAGAAGTAAAGAATATACAAAGAAATTATTAACCGCCGGCATTGGAAAACGACCAACGATTTGGGTATGTCACTCGATGGGTGGTTTGTTAGTAAAAAAGATGCTTGTGGACG AATGGAGGAACGGTGATAAAAATGATATATGCAAAAATAcgcgtagcattatattttatagtactccgcatcgaggttcTCGCGTGGCAGCATTGAAACAAGCGACACAAATGGTAGTATGGCCATCGGTTGAAGTACTAGAACTTCGGGAAG AATCGCCGCAGTTATTAGAATTGCATAACGACTTCCTCGATATGCTGAAAGAACATCCTATGGAAATTATCAGTTTCGTTGAAACCAAGTCTACTCATATAACACCATTAAAAGTGCCATTTCAGTTTGTTACTTCCAATTCAGCAG ATCCCGGTGTAGGTGAATTCTACGAGATTAGCCAAGATCATTTGTCTATATGTAAACCGGCAAACAG ACattcctttttatatcaaaagCTTTTGAACGTATTGAGACGTCACATACCAACGCACGAGAAAACAGCCATTTCTCCAATTATGGAACTGTTCTCATTGCCAAGTAAATTATTGTAA
- the LOC143431350 gene encoding uncharacterized protein LOC143431350: MSRRKTNVIRPIDVIPTLFVLGCCLLATKCHEHGSVESWDKSSRLIPTNSVYEQQDRDASPLANNPGKTLSRSLDENNVMETSRTDRKDDREREEEVDEYRVRVNPKAEELSKITDAKSPAVSRTGPTKDTSREEDYLEDPSTSQYEAYYYYDDYESSNRSRYQAVANAETLDYPDGEEEEEEEEEAKEKEEGKEFSARNNEEEGSSMEGSDKTFAIIDPPKAETNSSIADSSILIGEAVVSVVTTKSVVNGTISVPTTSSPTTTEQVAAPPSSTSMGTTEEPVTAATTEDTSRILASVQTSRSISGARFLPFPVIDRIEPIGVNSERKTSPPPESTESIIDKLDRVQSELFGGFLAGGFRTAGNTLQLEVLNERERNNRKRYTTTAKTPVISKFVPRRYNDKRIDHATAKPKPVETTLDRDPLEGLLLPRDYAARSSTTTASPLSKTGFRWPTKSSTTSTTTNASGKIQLTAYTTAPSATKKAKANVIVQDITAFLPPGYKLKKEDATVTESSLLSDILAKSKVDISSLLPPNYNKRKNEGNLNVKSEQTTTVKTAATPTKSAAGSSEKSPAEKALQDLFAKSKFDITGLLPRDYEQKSKNLTENSMESNASSTTEAALAAAKKPGGLKIVFPSRPGGRKPIHKVTTPASSRGEGPGSVTPKIQKGWPTRATTEFTGWPTPSTTPISIEKLLEAARTATVSSASIIPITEVTSSTTTTTTTTTTPRPTTPGVCEQECEVAGTIKIIGNATWVPELLDRNTQEWQKFANEIEQEMNFVFSKSAVLAKWYKKIRIDSFSQGSILVDYFVELTDMEQKVNTQELKVIFHDSLRTYNTNRWNETRTKGSIKLGSFTIDPKYTDFVVIPKADIPQHIEKDDRLVPQWAIAVIVIGVGGLVFIIIFGVSVLINRHNASKLKPSISTIYEEEVAKNITSHRSSDYSKPVHTIWTDPDVSWNDKSFESTSNKALVDKSFQDNKKYNMYDSWRSEWNGYYYNGSHTSSKYGGYDSTTNLSTRHHPDYDTNF, from the exons ATGTCGAGGCGCAAAACTAACGTTATCCGACCCATCGACGTGATTCCGACATTGTTCGTTCTCGGCTGCTGCTTGCTCGCGACCAAGTGTCACGAACACG GATCAGTCGAGTCGTGGGACAAATCGTCACGTCTAATACCGACGAATTCGGTGTACGAACAACAGGACAGAGATGCATCACCTTTGGCCAACAATCCGGGTAAAACATTATCGCGCTCCTTGGACGAGAACAACGTCATGGAGACGTCGAGAACAGACAGAAAGGACGACAGAGAACGCGAAGAGGAGGTAGACGAGTACCGAGTCCGAGTTAATCCAAAAGCGGAAGAGCTCTCGAAGATCACCGATGCCAAGTCTCCAGCTGTTAGTAGAACTGGTCCAACGAAAGACACATCCAGAGAGGAGGATTACCTAGAAGATCCCTCGACGAGTCAATACGAGGCGTATTATTATTACGACGATTATGAAAGTAGTAATCGGTCACGGTACCAGGCTGTAG CGAACGCCGAAACCCTGGACTATCCGGAcggggaagaggaggaggaggaggaggaggaggcaaaAGAAAAGGAAGAGGGGAAGGAGTTCTCCGCGAGGAACAACGAGGAAGAAGGCTCTTCGATGGAGGGTAGCGATAAAACGTTCGCGATAATCGACCCGCCAAAGGCGGAAACGAACTCCTCCATCGCCGACAGTTCCATCTTGATCGGTGAAGCCGTGGTGTCCGTAGTTACGACGAAGAGTGTCGTTAATGGGACCATCTCCGTGCCGACGACCTCCTCTCCAACTACCACCGAACAAGTCGCGGCGCCACCCTCGTCCACGTCCATGGGTACCACCGAAGAACCGGTGACAGCGGCGACGACCGAGGACACGTCTAGAATATTGGCTTCCGTTCAGACCAGTCGCAGCATATCGGGCGCCCGATTTCTCCCGTTTCCCGTGATAGATCGTATCGAGCCGATCGGTGTTAACAGCGAGAGGAAGACCTCACCGCCCCCGGAGTCGACTGAAAGCATTATCGACAAATTGGACAGGGTACAATCGGAGTTGTTCGGCGGCTTTCTCGCCGGTGGCTTCAGAACTGCCGGTAACACTCTTCAATTGGAAGTATTGAACGAAAGAGAGAGGAATAACAGAAAACGATACACAACCACCGCCAAGACACCGGTTATTAGCAAATTCGTGCCTCGTCGATATAACGACAAGAGGATCGATCATGCCACGGCAAAGCCGAAACCAGTTGAAACCACCCTTGACAGGGACCCATTGGAGGGGCTGCTACTTCCGCGTGATTATGCGGCGAGGAGCTCAACGACAACGGCGTCCCCACTTTCCAAGACCGGATTTAG ATGGCCCACAAAGAGCAGCACAACTTCAACGACGACAAACGCGAGTGGTAAGATTCAATTGACCGCGTATACCACCGCCCCTAGCGCGACGAAAAAGGCTAAAGCCAACGTGATCGTACAAGATATCACCGCCTTCTTGCCACCTGGCTACAAGTTGAAAAAAGAGGACGCGACTGTTACGGAAAGCTCCCTGTTGAGCGACATCCTTGCAAAGTCAAAAGTTGACATATCATCGTTGTTGCCACCGAATTATAACAAGAGGAAGAACGAGGGTAACTTGAACGTGAAAAGTGAACAGACCACAACGGTTAAAACCGCAGCAACACCAACCAAGAGTGCAGCTGGTTCATCCGAGAAATCGCCGGCTGAAAAAGCACTCCAGGATCTGTTCGCCAAGTCCAAGTTCGACATTACCGGGCTGTTACCGAGGGATTACGAGCAGAAAAGCAAAAATCTCACCGAAAATTCTatggaatctaatgcttcttcgacaACGGAAGCGGCTCTAGCCGCGGCAAAGAAACCCGGGGGATTGAAAATCGTGTTTCCCAGCAGACCTGGCGGACGAAAACCTATTCATAAGGTCACCACACCAGCGAGCTCTCGGGGCGAAGGACCTGGCTCGGTTACGCCGAAAATTCAGAAAGGCTGGCCAACCAG AGCTACCACAGAATTTACTGGATGGCCCACGCCATCGACAACGCCAATCTCCATTGAAAAGTTACTGGAAGCTGCCCGTACCGCGACCGTTTCATCCGCGTCGATTATCCCGATAACCGAGGTGACGTCGAGCACCACAACGACGACTACTACGACGACAACGCCTAGACCAACCACTCCAGGGGTCTGTGAACAAGAATGCGAGGTAGCCGGAACCATAAAGATAATTGGTAACGCGACCTGGGTACCGGAACTGCTCGATCGAAATACTCAAGAGTGGCAAAAGTTTGCCAATGAAATCGAACAAGAG ATGAACTTTGTATTCTCAAAATCTGCTGTCCTAGCGAAATGGTACAAAAAAATAAGAATCGATTCGTTCAG CCAGGGTAGCATTTTAGTAGATTATTTTGTTGAATTGACCGACATGGAACAGAAAGTTAACACGCAAGAGTTGAAAGTTATTTTCCACGACTCATTGCGCACGTACAACACAAACAGATGGAACGAGACCAGAACGAAAGGTTCGATAAAACTTGGATCATTTACGATCGATCCGAAATATACAGACTTCGTGG TAATACCTAAAGCGGATATTCCTCAACATATTGAAAAAGATGATAGATTAGTTCCACAATGGGCAATTGCTGTGATCGTAATTGGTGTTGGTGGGTTAGTCTTCATTATTATATTTGGTGTTTCTGTT TTGATAAATCGTCATAATGCTTCGAAATTGAAACCATCTATATCTACGATTTACGAAGAGGAAGTTGCGAAAAACATTACATCCCACAGATCTAGTGATTACTCAAAACCGGTTCATACAATCTGGACTGATCCAGATGTTTCCTGGAACGACAAGTCGTTCGAATCGACTTCCAATAAG GCACTCGTCGACAAATCTTTTCAAGATAACAAGAAATATAACATGTACGATAGCTGGAGGTCAGAATGGAACGGTTACTACTATAATGGGTCTCACACCAGTAGTAAATATGGCGGCTACGACAGTACAACAAATTTATCGACTCGTCATCATCCTGATTACGACACAAATTTCTAA